The nucleotide sequence CTCAAATGCCCAGCCATTTCTCTTGCACAGTGTAGCCTAAAGGCCCTTGGTCCCTTATGCATGCGGCCTACACCGCTCAGCCTAACACGGGAGGAGGCCCGCGCttcattcctttttattttctcgTACCCAATGCATTTCAAGCAGGCTCAGGCCTCTCGACCTAGGTCACAGGAACCGAAGAACCGGCCCACGTcgatctctccctctctctctctcatttcgcCTGAACGGACCTGTGCCTAGCAACCTTGGAAGCCCAGCCCGAGCTGGCCTCCCCGCGCCCCAGCGCCCCTGTCACCTCAACCAGAGTCGAGCTTAGCACCTGGCCAATGCTAGACGAGCTCCGTTGCCGCAGCACCTATGCACAACAGCCATGTGGCACTCTTGCCACGTCCTTCACGCCATCAAGGTTTTGCTAAGCCAATATTTTGGAGCCTCGAGGCTCCCAACAatttaagaagaagaaaactcaaattttccttaCATTGGTGCGACacggagaagaagaacaacaacgAAAGACAACTCTTTTCAAGGGCAAGAGAATAAGAAAGCTAAGGGAGGGGGAACAAAATTTCCTCTGGCTTCTATCTTCCTTGTTGGAATGATGAttattctccaaatttatttaatcctcTGCTTAAGGCAGAATTAAGTAGGTATTAGGGGCAATTGGTTTTCTTTTCCTAGAAGAAGTCTATCTCCAAATCAAGGAAGgagatcaagttcaaattgggaaacaactcTACAAGCCAATGCAGCTTGGATTTTTACACTACTACCCTTTTTTCCACATTTAGGCCAGTAGGTGTGGGGGAATTTTTGgggcctaaaataatcccaattATTTTGGTGGCGACACATGGACTTTTgcccaagaaagacaagattgccatTAAATGGGCAGGCTTCTCAGATACTCCCATTGTAGCTCATACACCTGAAGGTCCCTGTAACTGAATACGATTGCTCACAGCTCACCTGCCtttggcaaggaaaagtcaaagcattaaagataaggattaattacccaaatcctatctttaatacatttccaattgaaaattgaatccattcaagtaagtaatccctatttaaatcaattagggataattgctccattatctcaagatattatttcctatttaatatcttgagaatatttcttcataaaaccttggccaataggatgccgccatgtgtaggttaaaaccctaacaccatGGCCGGCCACTCGCCTATAAATACCCCTTATTCTATTAAATTTTAGTACGCTATTACTACcctaaaaaagccctaaacattttACTCTTCTTAAATAAACTAACTGAGGCATCAGAGATCCATTGGTCTAACCCCCCTCCCTCGCCCTCCCCCCCCtccaaaaaaaaacttcatgggCATGTGAGGCTTAGGTtcttgatcaaaggtgttgattgttttgcaggtgcattttcgtcaaagctagagacggcagaaatttgcatcgacagaCAGTATATTCCTAATGGTGTCAGAATATTCCTAATTTTAAAGGTATATTCCATTACTAGCATATTCTTTGTTCCATCGGAATATTCTCTCCGGTGATTGGAATCTAGAAGATTCTGGCCATCGGTGGTGGAATATTTCGTTAGGCTTGGACCGttgactttttcaaaatttccccCAAGGCACTTCTTAGGGTATTTTGACGCGCTGATTTCGATTTCACATTCCATTTCTCCAAATTCATTGTTTTAttggagttttactaatgggtccctatatatgcttaggtgcaattgttATCGACGACCCCACCATTCATAGTTTGAGCAGATGCGACCCCATTACATGACTGTGAGTAAGTCTTTGTTTTCAAGTATTATGCGTTTATGTAGTTTCCATAGATGCGTATTAAAGTATTTACTACATTATGCcatgactatatttatatttacaagtacTATTATATTGTTGAGAATTATGAATTATCATGACATGATTATACATATGTTATttgctcatcatgcatgcttacactggTGTTTGTACTCGTCTCAGACCAAGGCCAgttttcacgtgtatgttcacctcgcACCAATACACTTaccttggatccattgtaggtgacATCCCTGTCCTAGATCGCAATAGGCAACtaggactcatatgtgatgcGCATAGTGTTAGTCTTCaagtgattgtagtactagagcgtaaattGCTATTACACCTAGTCCTATTTCATGTCAGAATATATGTGCTTAAGCTTatgtgtcagcatatgtcgatTAGCATCtgatattttaattgatttcgaGATAAGgaactgttattaacactccacaaatctcattctacactcctcacaagtgttttttctttctaattatagaaatttggagtgcaaaatgagatttttgaagtgccaataacaattccatcAAGATATTGTGTTTACCGTATTCGTAGAAATTTGGTTCTTACAGTAATTGTTTTAAtattatacgtagtatgttatGCTGGAAACTAATACTTGTTTTACAAGAAGTGGTTACCCATTTTCAAAAAGGTTTACAAAACTTTGTTTTTCGGTTTGCTTACCTTTGTTTTTctccccttcaggacttagtgGAGTATTCTGGTGACGACGAGAACTTTTGGCAAACGCTAACATGTAGGAGGTTATTCCTGATGGTATAAACATTATTTACTCatattgtaattttatttatgctttGACATTACGTGTGAAATAGGTTCAATCTCcctcacatgcgcactcttgTCATAGTAACTTTTAGGTTTGAGTTTATCACATTTTTCCATGTCAATACACTTTATGACTTCGCCATGTTCTAGGTGTCGTCCAGCACAGCTCAATTTGGGATCTAGGTGGACATTCGAGTCAGGGTGTGTTAGTATGAAATGTTTACTATTCTCACTTAAATAGAGGCGACATTGAACTTCAAAAATGTTTACATTTTCTGGGCAAGATGGgtgttttagttttacataTCAGCCATATTGAAAAGCTTTGTGGTCAaccaaaaatctaaaatttccattttaagatattttgaattgTCCATTAGAAATGCTATTAGTACTCCATTACTAAATCATTACTAAAAATGTATTACAAGAACACTATCAATGAACTAGACTCACTACAACCTACTAAAACACTAGAAATGCACTTTAAAGAACACTAGAAATGTCCATTTCAAAGCGTCCAATTGAAAGTTCAAATGCATGTCTTATTTCACTTGACTACTGGCTACTATTTGTAAAACACCTCACCTGACCACATTTGCTGTAACATCTTTGGAAGAGATGTGATTCCAAGACCCATGTGAGCAGTGGGAGAGCCAGAAATCAGAATCAATCTTGAAAAAAGGGGTGGACGCCAACCGGCTTGAGCCGATCTGAACAAACCGGTTGTGAACCATGGAATGGCCAGTTTGGCTAGATTTTGACTTTCCACAAAAATAATGTCTGAATAGCATAACTAAACAGTGCCCATAACAGTGTTATTTTTCTCACACGTTTTTTCATCATACACAAAAATAACTTGAATCgttaaagttttgatactttttaaGGAGTAAGGTGAATATTCGAAATTGCGTCCGAGCTTGGAAAATGTTTGCTAATATCAGATTTGTATTGGATTAAGCACAACGATGTCCCCCCGAAATATTATTGCTGAAAATGAATAGTCATCATCTAAATACTGcagatatatgttttatattttcagTTAAGCTCTGATGAAACGGCAAAAATCCGTGTTATGCTGAAAGCTTTTGGTCTTCAGGCCTACTGTTCCAAAAACATATGTATCATTTCGAAACCTTCGCAGTCAATTCTCTCACCAGTTTCGCGGCAACCATTGCAGTCATCCCATCAACAGTATCGCGCTGGGGGTTGAATTCAACGACATCTGCAGCAACAACATCACCTTGCAGGTTATGGAGTATGTTGAGTACATCGCGGAAGGAGAGACCACCTGGCTCAATGTGTGACACTCCAGGAGCAAACGCAGGATCCAGGCAATCTACATCTATCGAGATATACACGCCCTTCACACCTTCTCCTAATTTCTGTCAAAGAAAGTTTTTGTTATGATCTACCttcaaaatatatatgaaacgGTATGCCATTTATATATCACAGGTTGAGATTCCTGAAGATAATTTCCTCAAATATCTAACCAGGAATCTACAGAACCACTTAAAGATACAGAACACAGTGATTGATATGCATAGGCAAGCTAGAGAAgaggaacaaaagaaaaaaaagagcgaGAGATGCTCAGAAGCTCATAAATGTGAACACAAAGACACATGAGGCGGGGAGGGAGAGaagaacagagagagagagagagagagagagaccagaTTTTCCAAAAAGTGGTGATCTCTTGAAAAGGTTCGCATTTCATATTGCTCAACACCAAATCGTTTTCCTTGTTCACGCCCTTCATTGTTAATTGATCTAATACCGACCTGAAAAGTCAGAAACCAAGTTTATTAGGTTAGCTGCAAACGCTGGATAGCAACTAAAACAGGACATTCAACTTAATCTGAGAGCGCAAGAGCATACAAGATTACATTAGGTTAATTGCTGAACACATATAAAGGAGAAAAAGAATTGGCATAGGTAGGGAAACTTGTTATAGTAAGTACAAAACACTCTTAATGAAGTAGAATTCATTGATATTGCAGACAGATGCCCAAAAACGAAACACTACTTCTGCTAACTACTTAATTTAAGAATCAGAGATGCAGTAACTATACGGAAAGTCACATAAGGTGATTAAGCCATTCTTGATTCTGAGATCAGAAGTAATGCGTTATCCATAAAGCACGGGAAGGGACTAGTCACTATGTTCATTTGAATACTTTCCAGGAGGCATTCTGCCTCCCGCTCCAAAGATTCTAAACTTTGAATCTTTTTTCTAGTGCAACAAAAGTGCAAATGTTATCAACCGCGTATATCTACAAAGTTCCCACAAGCAATGTCAAAATCCTATAAGATGCTTTACAGAAAACCAGTAATGACACACCTAGAAAGCAAGGCCAGGTGAAACTATAGAACATATACGTCATCTTCTTATTTGGATCAATGCACATTTCTTAAATAAGTGTGAATGCAAGCCATAAAGTGAGCAGATGCAGAGCAGTTATAGAGAAAAATTTACCTGCAATAGTCGCCGAGCATAACCCCCTTCCATAATTCGAGCAAAAgaagatgcatgtgaatattTATTACCTTCAAAGGCATGATAGATATCAGGATGGGCATCAAGATGAAGAATATCCACAGGTCCCCCAAGCTTCTCAGAGACAGCTCTTACAACAGGATAAGAAATTGAGTGATCACCACCTAACACTAATGGGCGCAGTGGATCCTGAAAGTGTATGGACGCAATGTAAACTTCGTCTATTAAAGCCAGAAGGTAGCTAGAATATACATAAAGTCATTGGAATGAAAAGTCTCAGTCAAAAAAGGATAACATTGTCATGAAAGAGCGCTCTCAATATGTCTGAAGCTTTCCCGGAAACAAATTTCCAAGTAAGAACATCCAAACATGCCCTGGTTATTTCCAGAATGAGCTCAAGATATCAGAACACTTGTGCTGCCCACTGATGGCATCTGAATTTTCTAACTTCATTGTCTGGCGTGAAGAGTCTTAAAGTTTTCACCAAATTTTTCTGAAAAAGATCATGATTGGTTTACTACTAGTAAAGTCTCCAATTAAAAAGGAAATATAGACACTCAATGGTAAATGTACCTCCCTCAAGTGTTCAGAGGAGTTCATAGCACCCGAGGACCTGAAAATGGCATTATACT is from Pyrus communis chromosome 10, drPyrComm1.1, whole genome shotgun sequence and encodes:
- the LOC137748622 gene encoding arginase 1, mitochondrial-like isoform X1 translates to MQFSEMSIIARRGIHFLHKLNAENVPVALIEKGQSRVIDASLTLIGERAKLKGELVRALGGAVASTSLLGVPLGHNSSFLQGPAFAPPRIREAIWCGSTNSTTEEGKELNDPRVLTDVGDVPVQEIRDCGVDDDRLMNVISEFVKLVMEQDPLRPLVLGGDHSISYPVVRAVSEKLGGPVDILHLDAHPDIYHAFEGNKYSHASSFARIMEGGYARRLLQVGIRSINNEGREQGKRFGVEQYEMRTFSRDHHFLENLKLGEGVKGVYISIDVDCLDPAFAPGVSHIEPGGLSFRDVLNILHNLQGDVVAADVVEFNPQRDTVDGMTAMVAAKLVRELTAKVSK
- the LOC137748622 gene encoding arginase 1, mitochondrial-like isoform X2; the encoded protein is MSIIARRGIHFLHKLNAENVPVALIEKGQSRVIDASLTLIGERAKLKGELVRALGGAVASTSLLGVPLGHNSSFLQGPAFAPPRIREAIWCGSTNSTTEEGKELNDPRVLTDVGDVPVQEIRDCGVDDDRLMNVISEFVKLVMEQDPLRPLVLGGDHSISYPVVRAVSEKLGGPVDILHLDAHPDIYHAFEGNKYSHASSFARIMEGGYARRLLQVGIRSINNEGREQGKRFGVEQYEMRTFSRDHHFLENLKLGEGVKGVYISIDVDCLDPAFAPGVSHIEPGGLSFRDVLNILHNLQGDVVAADVVEFNPQRDTVDGMTAMVAAKLVRELTAKVSK